In Tenebrio molitor chromosome 6, icTenMoli1.1, whole genome shotgun sequence, one genomic interval encodes:
- the sdt gene encoding protein PALS1 isoform X1, translating to MVDLGGYVIILAETKDKKIKLYGSPADNDNLEVGDEILEVNGKTLEDACHAEVISHIHQCIRSRTICLRVKRRSGARLAVDLDLCAGNVQDAFVIAVEQQAQERLERLTALKRVKPVDMTKLSQQLNQQTTSSEELNGFINNTPIYVTSLTATENLNNNPTGSSKSESGVGGGVLANTISVVATKEVITTPKLLPNGHEPSDFILPQQLGKVANDVRAAEVKESPTQALEVRKLGDRRASSPFQNGRTELLIGAEDNKFKTTAIVESNNNKLGVDPEARPRRRSGSSIVVLDGDLDPVKKPPDDLDDTLDYNMVMMLAGDNGPHREMAVDVPDTFIARNKTPPRYPPPKPILQVGYDRFVGVTFHTEERPVDVNQERAIDVPDNFVERKKTPPKYPAKQSGVNGTATTPIAAATKPVPPPRDHLKVEKDGRIVNRAPAPQLPARINNNNNVTSTIASATATPPPAAAEPTREQLDSIKKYQEQIRKRKEEEDRIAAQNEFLNRSLRGSRKLQALESRPQGSVNDAFAEDEAQESSRSTTPATAAEKEVVHTVYGYGDLVASVQRLQLQLKKAGAGGGLGGLEGRVAAVQSLLLSPQFGRALAVHNKVQTVRSRTTPRPAPTAQTALRDCLDALANSQSSYAVELASLLTGYELEALMVAHDGVASTLPADSTSPGVPVVEPPPQAVPDHRFQEENIKIIKIEKSTEPLGATVRNEGEAVVIGRVVRGGAADKSGLLHEGDEILEVNGIEMRGKSVNAVCDILQAMEGTLTFLIVPASQARSHSGRDSVLHVRAHFDYDPEEDMYIPCRELGISFQKGDVLHVISQDDPNWWQAYREGEEDQTLAGLVPSQSFQHYRESMRLAAEERMARPQRKSSTLLCGKTGKKKKKKGAYAEGGYPIYANAVDEHDPEEILTYEEVSLYYPRANNKRPIVLIGPPNIGRHELRQRLMEDSERFAAAIPHTSRARKENEVDGQDYHFITRAQFEADILSRKFVEHGEYEKAYYGTSLDAIRSVVNSGKICVLNLHPQSLKILRTSDLKPYVVFVAPPSLEKLRQKKIRNGETYKEEELKDIIEKAREMEDKYGHFFDMIIINNDTERAYHQLLSEINSLEREPQWVPAAWVKALG from the exons ATGGTGGATTTAGGAGGCTATGTAATCATTCTGGCCGAAACCAAGGACAAGAAGATCAAACTATATG GTTCACCCGCCGATAACGACAACTTGGAAGTGGGGGATGAGATCTTGGAAGTGAACGGAAAGACTCTAGAAGACGCTTGCCACGCCGAAGTCATCAGCCACATACACCAG TGCATCCGATCGCGTACGATATGCCTGCGGGTGAAGAGACGAAGCGGCGCCCGCTTGG CGGTCGATTTAGACTTGTGTGCAGGCAACGTCCAAGATGCCTTCGTCATCGCCGTCGAGCAGCAGGCCCAAGAACGCCTCGAGCGGCTCACAGCGCTCAAGCGCGTCAAGCCCGTCGACATGACCAAGCTGTCCCAACAG TTGAACCAGCAGACCACTTCGAGCGAAGAACTGAACGGCTTCATCAACAACACGCCGATCTACGTGACGTCTTTGACGGCCACcgaaaatttaaacaacaaCCCCACAGGAAGCAGCAAGTCGGAAAGCGGCGTCGGCGGCGGCGTCTTGGCGAACACGATCTCGGTGGTGGCGACCAAGGAGGTAATCACGACCCCTAAACTCCTGCCGAACGGTCACGAACCGAGCGACTTCATTCTGCCCCAGCAGCTGGGGAAGGTGGCCAACGATGTGCGGGCCGCCGAAGTGAAGGAGAGCCCCACGCAGGCTCTGGAGGTGCGCAAGTTGGGCGACAGGAGAGCGTCGTCGCCCTTCCAGAATGGCAGGACCGAGCTGCTGATCGGCGCCGAAGacaataaattcaaaactacGGCCATCGTCGAGAGCAATAACAATAAGCTGGGAGTCGACCCGGAGGCCAG GCCACGGCGACGCTCCGGTTCGAGCATCGTGGTGCTGGACGGCGACCTGGACCCGGTGAAGAAGCCGCCGGACGACCTGGACGACACCCTGGACTACAACATGGTGATGATGTTGGCGGGCGACAACGGACCCCACCGGGAGATGGCAGTGGACGTGCCCGACACCTTCATAGCCAGGAACAAAACGCCCCCCAGATACCCGCCGCCGAAGCCGATCCTCCAG GTAGGTTATGACCGTTTCGTGGGCGTGACCTTCCACACCGAGGAGCGCCCCGTCGACGTGAACCAAGAGCGCGCCATCGACGTCCCGGACAACTTCGTCGAGCGCAAAAAGACACCCCCGAAATATCCGGCGAAG CAGAGCGGGGTGAACGGGACGGCGACGACGCCGATAGCCGCGGCGACGAAGCCGGTGCCGCCTCCTCGGGACCATCTCAAGGTCGAGAAGGACGGGAGGATCGTGAACAGGGCGCCGGCACCGCAGCTACCGGCCAggattaataacaataataacgtGACCAGTACGATCGCCTCGGCGACCGCGACTCCGCCCCCGGCCGCCGCCGAGCCCACCAGGGAGCAGCTGGACAGCATCAAAAAGTATCAG GAGCAGATTCGGAAGAGGAAAGAGGAGGAGGACAGGATCGCTGCCCAGAACGAGTTCCTCAATCGGTCGTTGCGCGGCTCCCGGAAACTCCAGGCGTTGGAGAGCCGGCCCCAGGGCAGCGTCAACGATGCCTTCGCCGAGGACGAGGCCCAGGAGTCGTCCAGGTCGACGACGCCGGCGACGGCCGCCGAAAAAGAAGTGGTGCACACCGTTTACG GGTACGGGGACCTGGTGGCGTCGGTGCAGAGGCTGCAGCTGCAGCTGAAGAAAGCTGGCGCCGGGGGCGGGCTCGGCGGCCTGGAGGGGCGCGTGGCTGCCGTGCAGTCGCTGCTGCTGTCGCCGCAATTCGGGCGCGCGCTGGCCGTCCACAACAAGGTGCAAACGGTGCGCTCGAGGACGACCCCCCGCCCGGCGCCCACCGCCCAGACTGCCCTCAGAGACTGCCTCGATGCCTTAGCAAATTCTCAAAGCTCATATGCCGTGGAACTGGCCAGCCTGCTGACAGGGTACGAATTGGAGGCGCTGATGGTCGCCCACGACGGGGTCGCTTCGACACTGCCTGCCGATTCGACGTCGCCAGGAGTGCCGGTGGTGGAGCCGCCACCGCAGGCGGTCCCGGACCACCGCTTCCAAGAGgaaaacatcaaaataatcaaaatcgaGAAGAGCACGGAGCCGCTGGGCGCCACGGTGAGGAACGAGGGCGAGGCCGTCGTGATCG GTCGGGTGGTGCGAGGCGGCGCCGCCGACAAGAGCGGGCTGCTCCACGAGGGCGACGAGATCCTGGAGGTGAACGGGATCGAGATGCGCGGCAAGAGCGTGAACGCTGTCTGTGATATACTGCAGGCCATGGAAGGAACGCTGACATTCCTCATCGTACCTGCGTCCCAGGCCAGGTCGCATTCCGGTCGCGACTCGGTCCTGCACGTCCGGGCCCACTTCGACTACGACCCCGAGGAGGACATGTACATACCGTGTCGAGAGCTCGGCATCAGCTTCCAGAAGGGCGACGTCCTCCACGTCATCAGCCAGGACGACCCCAACTGGTGGCAGGCGTACAGGGAGGGCGAGGAGGATCAGACGCTGGCCGGGTTGGTGCCTTCGCAGTCGTTCCAGCACTACAGGGAAAGCATGAGACTGGCCGCCGAAGAGAGGATGGCGAGGCCCCAGAGGAAGTCGTCCACGCTGCTGTGCGGCAAGACCGgcaagaaaaagaagaagaaagggGCCTACGCGGAAGGCGGCTATCCGATTTACGCCAACGCCGTCGACGAACACGACCCGGAGGAGATCCTCACCTACGAGGAGGTCTCCCTCTACTATCCCAGAGCCAACAACAAGAGGCCCATCGTGCTAATCGGGCCCCCCAACATAGGCAGACACGAGTTGCGGCAGAGGCTCATGGAGGACTCGGAACGATTTGCCGCAGCGATTCCGC ACACTTCCCGAGCGCGGAAAGAGAACGAAGTGGATGGTCAAGACTACCACTTCATCACCAGAGCGCAATTCGAAGCGGACATATTGTCTCGTAAATTCGTCGAACACGGAGAATACGAGAAAGCCTACTACGGCACTTCTTTGGACGCTATCAGATCGGTGGTCAACTCCGGCAAAATATGTGTCTTAAACCTGCACCCTCAGAGTTTAAAAATACTGCGAACGTCCGACTTGAAACCGTACGTGGTGTTCGTGGCGCCCCCTAGTCTCGAAAAGCTCCGCCAGAAGAAAATCAGAAACGGAGAAACGTACAAA GAGGAAGAACTGAAGGACATAATAGAAAAGGCGAGGGAGATGGAGGACAAATACGGTCACTTCTTCGACATGATAATCATAAATAACGACACGGAACGAGCCTACCATCAGCTGCTCAGCGAAATCAACAGCCTGGAGAGGGAGCCTCAGTGGGTGCCGGCAGCTTGGGTCAAAGCACTTGGATAG
- the sdt gene encoding protein PALS1 isoform X2: protein MVDLGGYVIILAETKDKKIKLYGSPADNDNLEVGDEILEVNGKTLEDACHAEVISHIHQCIRSRTICLRVKRRSGARLAVDLDLCAGNVQDAFVIAVEQQAQERLERLTALKRVKPVDMTKLSQQLNQQTTSSEELNGFINNTPIYVTSLTATENLNNNPTGSSKSESGVGGGVLANTISVVATKEVITTPKLLPNGHEPSDFILPQQLGKVANDVRAAEVKESPTQALEVRKLGDRRASSPFQNGRTELLIGAEDNKFKTTAIVESNNNKLGVDPEARPRRRSGSSIVVLDGDLDPVKKPPDDLDDTLDYNMVMMLAGDNGPHREMAVDVPDTFIARNKTPPRYPPPKPILQSGVNGTATTPIAAATKPVPPPRDHLKVEKDGRIVNRAPAPQLPARINNNNNVTSTIASATATPPPAAAEPTREQLDSIKKYQEQIRKRKEEEDRIAAQNEFLNRSLRGSRKLQALESRPQGSVNDAFAEDEAQESSRSTTPATAAEKEVVHTVYGYGDLVASVQRLQLQLKKAGAGGGLGGLEGRVAAVQSLLLSPQFGRALAVHNKVQTVRSRTTPRPAPTAQTALRDCLDALANSQSSYAVELASLLTGYELEALMVAHDGVASTLPADSTSPGVPVVEPPPQAVPDHRFQEENIKIIKIEKSTEPLGATVRNEGEAVVIGRVVRGGAADKSGLLHEGDEILEVNGIEMRGKSVNAVCDILQAMEGTLTFLIVPASQARSHSGRDSVLHVRAHFDYDPEEDMYIPCRELGISFQKGDVLHVISQDDPNWWQAYREGEEDQTLAGLVPSQSFQHYRESMRLAAEERMARPQRKSSTLLCGKTGKKKKKKGAYAEGGYPIYANAVDEHDPEEILTYEEVSLYYPRANNKRPIVLIGPPNIGRHELRQRLMEDSERFAAAIPHTSRARKENEVDGQDYHFITRAQFEADILSRKFVEHGEYEKAYYGTSLDAIRSVVNSGKICVLNLHPQSLKILRTSDLKPYVVFVAPPSLEKLRQKKIRNGETYKEEELKDIIEKAREMEDKYGHFFDMIIINNDTERAYHQLLSEINSLEREPQWVPAAWVKALG, encoded by the exons ATGGTGGATTTAGGAGGCTATGTAATCATTCTGGCCGAAACCAAGGACAAGAAGATCAAACTATATG GTTCACCCGCCGATAACGACAACTTGGAAGTGGGGGATGAGATCTTGGAAGTGAACGGAAAGACTCTAGAAGACGCTTGCCACGCCGAAGTCATCAGCCACATACACCAG TGCATCCGATCGCGTACGATATGCCTGCGGGTGAAGAGACGAAGCGGCGCCCGCTTGG CGGTCGATTTAGACTTGTGTGCAGGCAACGTCCAAGATGCCTTCGTCATCGCCGTCGAGCAGCAGGCCCAAGAACGCCTCGAGCGGCTCACAGCGCTCAAGCGCGTCAAGCCCGTCGACATGACCAAGCTGTCCCAACAG TTGAACCAGCAGACCACTTCGAGCGAAGAACTGAACGGCTTCATCAACAACACGCCGATCTACGTGACGTCTTTGACGGCCACcgaaaatttaaacaacaaCCCCACAGGAAGCAGCAAGTCGGAAAGCGGCGTCGGCGGCGGCGTCTTGGCGAACACGATCTCGGTGGTGGCGACCAAGGAGGTAATCACGACCCCTAAACTCCTGCCGAACGGTCACGAACCGAGCGACTTCATTCTGCCCCAGCAGCTGGGGAAGGTGGCCAACGATGTGCGGGCCGCCGAAGTGAAGGAGAGCCCCACGCAGGCTCTGGAGGTGCGCAAGTTGGGCGACAGGAGAGCGTCGTCGCCCTTCCAGAATGGCAGGACCGAGCTGCTGATCGGCGCCGAAGacaataaattcaaaactacGGCCATCGTCGAGAGCAATAACAATAAGCTGGGAGTCGACCCGGAGGCCAG GCCACGGCGACGCTCCGGTTCGAGCATCGTGGTGCTGGACGGCGACCTGGACCCGGTGAAGAAGCCGCCGGACGACCTGGACGACACCCTGGACTACAACATGGTGATGATGTTGGCGGGCGACAACGGACCCCACCGGGAGATGGCAGTGGACGTGCCCGACACCTTCATAGCCAGGAACAAAACGCCCCCCAGATACCCGCCGCCGAAGCCGATCCTCCAG AGCGGGGTGAACGGGACGGCGACGACGCCGATAGCCGCGGCGACGAAGCCGGTGCCGCCTCCTCGGGACCATCTCAAGGTCGAGAAGGACGGGAGGATCGTGAACAGGGCGCCGGCACCGCAGCTACCGGCCAggattaataacaataataacgtGACCAGTACGATCGCCTCGGCGACCGCGACTCCGCCCCCGGCCGCCGCCGAGCCCACCAGGGAGCAGCTGGACAGCATCAAAAAGTATCAG GAGCAGATTCGGAAGAGGAAAGAGGAGGAGGACAGGATCGCTGCCCAGAACGAGTTCCTCAATCGGTCGTTGCGCGGCTCCCGGAAACTCCAGGCGTTGGAGAGCCGGCCCCAGGGCAGCGTCAACGATGCCTTCGCCGAGGACGAGGCCCAGGAGTCGTCCAGGTCGACGACGCCGGCGACGGCCGCCGAAAAAGAAGTGGTGCACACCGTTTACG GGTACGGGGACCTGGTGGCGTCGGTGCAGAGGCTGCAGCTGCAGCTGAAGAAAGCTGGCGCCGGGGGCGGGCTCGGCGGCCTGGAGGGGCGCGTGGCTGCCGTGCAGTCGCTGCTGCTGTCGCCGCAATTCGGGCGCGCGCTGGCCGTCCACAACAAGGTGCAAACGGTGCGCTCGAGGACGACCCCCCGCCCGGCGCCCACCGCCCAGACTGCCCTCAGAGACTGCCTCGATGCCTTAGCAAATTCTCAAAGCTCATATGCCGTGGAACTGGCCAGCCTGCTGACAGGGTACGAATTGGAGGCGCTGATGGTCGCCCACGACGGGGTCGCTTCGACACTGCCTGCCGATTCGACGTCGCCAGGAGTGCCGGTGGTGGAGCCGCCACCGCAGGCGGTCCCGGACCACCGCTTCCAAGAGgaaaacatcaaaataatcaaaatcgaGAAGAGCACGGAGCCGCTGGGCGCCACGGTGAGGAACGAGGGCGAGGCCGTCGTGATCG GTCGGGTGGTGCGAGGCGGCGCCGCCGACAAGAGCGGGCTGCTCCACGAGGGCGACGAGATCCTGGAGGTGAACGGGATCGAGATGCGCGGCAAGAGCGTGAACGCTGTCTGTGATATACTGCAGGCCATGGAAGGAACGCTGACATTCCTCATCGTACCTGCGTCCCAGGCCAGGTCGCATTCCGGTCGCGACTCGGTCCTGCACGTCCGGGCCCACTTCGACTACGACCCCGAGGAGGACATGTACATACCGTGTCGAGAGCTCGGCATCAGCTTCCAGAAGGGCGACGTCCTCCACGTCATCAGCCAGGACGACCCCAACTGGTGGCAGGCGTACAGGGAGGGCGAGGAGGATCAGACGCTGGCCGGGTTGGTGCCTTCGCAGTCGTTCCAGCACTACAGGGAAAGCATGAGACTGGCCGCCGAAGAGAGGATGGCGAGGCCCCAGAGGAAGTCGTCCACGCTGCTGTGCGGCAAGACCGgcaagaaaaagaagaagaaagggGCCTACGCGGAAGGCGGCTATCCGATTTACGCCAACGCCGTCGACGAACACGACCCGGAGGAGATCCTCACCTACGAGGAGGTCTCCCTCTACTATCCCAGAGCCAACAACAAGAGGCCCATCGTGCTAATCGGGCCCCCCAACATAGGCAGACACGAGTTGCGGCAGAGGCTCATGGAGGACTCGGAACGATTTGCCGCAGCGATTCCGC ACACTTCCCGAGCGCGGAAAGAGAACGAAGTGGATGGTCAAGACTACCACTTCATCACCAGAGCGCAATTCGAAGCGGACATATTGTCTCGTAAATTCGTCGAACACGGAGAATACGAGAAAGCCTACTACGGCACTTCTTTGGACGCTATCAGATCGGTGGTCAACTCCGGCAAAATATGTGTCTTAAACCTGCACCCTCAGAGTTTAAAAATACTGCGAACGTCCGACTTGAAACCGTACGTGGTGTTCGTGGCGCCCCCTAGTCTCGAAAAGCTCCGCCAGAAGAAAATCAGAAACGGAGAAACGTACAAA GAGGAAGAACTGAAGGACATAATAGAAAAGGCGAGGGAGATGGAGGACAAATACGGTCACTTCTTCGACATGATAATCATAAATAACGACACGGAACGAGCCTACCATCAGCTGCTCAGCGAAATCAACAGCCTGGAGAGGGAGCCTCAGTGGGTGCCGGCAGCTTGGGTCAAAGCACTTGGATAG
- the LOC138134221 gene encoding uncharacterized protein codes for MKVVALISGGKDSCFNMMQCIAAGHEIVALANITPHSKTELDSYMYQCVGHEAIEYIAAAMDLPLYREETLGISTQQGKIYNPTNNDEVEDLFKVLTQVMEDLEVEAVSVGAILSDYQRVRVENICIRLNLVPLAYLWRRNQKELLNEMIKCEVDAVVIKVAALGLDPGKHLGRTLSSLQPHLLAMNEKYGLNVCGEGGEYETLTLDCPLFKSRLVIDESEVVLHSNDPIAPVGYLRLIKLSLENKLPALDLQGRLSGLPLKDSDGYVTDYGVEACDFSDDDDDYDDDSIKSVDNASVGFETVEQDAVAVKSSDGWLCIGGVQGRSTDFREAMEEAARKLKSTLNHHEQTIQDVCSLVMFVSDMSRYSELNQVYCETFDHPNPPSRACVEVPSCFPVILTALSWAPSPNNSGDSPVERHTMHVQSRSHWAPANIGPYSQAVRVGELIYLAGQIGMVPGTLELVKGGIKAQCQLALRHVGRLLKAVDSNVNLRDVVQGICYVTDLSFVQHARKLWEERTNNAIVDYVVVSQLPKSALVEWQVWAHRHNNQFEYEETGKCIEGYSISIYRRWNYENDIAALVCYVDNPEETELTEDIFRATVDYVVQKMKQGHENDASVYNLTIFYPRMKIRGLKIEYLQRLAENMALVYTLVPVTYVKSEHTYLSICGVRNQ; via the exons ATGAAGGTGGTGGCTTTGATAAGCGGCGGCAAGGATAGCTGCTTCAACATGATGCAGTGTATAGCGGCCGGACACGAAATCGTGGCTTTGGCCAACATAACCCCCCACAGCAAGACTGAATTAGACAGCTACATGTACCAATGCGTGGGACACGAAGCGATCGAATACATCGCCGCCGCGATGGATCTACCTCTTTACCGCGAAGAGACTCTGGGCATTTCCACCCAACAAGGCAAGATTTACAACCCTACGAACAACGATGAAGTTGAAGATCTCTTCAAGGTGCTGACACAGGTCATGGAGGACTTGGAAGTGGAAGCCGTCTCGGTCGGTGCCATTTTGTCCGATTACCAACGTGTCAGAGTCGAAAACAT ATGTATCAGGTTGAATCTGGTCCCGCTGGCGTACTTGTGGCGGCGCAACCAGAAGGAGTTGTTGAACGAAATGATCAAGTGCGAAGTCGACGCGGTCGTCATCAAGGTAGCCGCGTTGGGGTTGGACCCGGGGAAGCACCTAGGGCGGACTCTTAGCTCTCTGCAGCCCCATCTGTTGGCCATGAACGAGAAATACGGGTTGAACGTCTGCGGCGAAGGGGGCGAATACGAGACGTTGACTCTAGACTGTCCCCTCTTTAAAAGTAGGCTAGTAAT AGACGAATCCGAAGTGGTGCTTCACTCGAACGACCCCATAGCTCCGGTGGGGTACTTGCGATTAATAAAGCTGAGTCTCGAGAACAAACTGCCCGCGCTCGACCTTCAAGGACGCCTCAGCGGACTCCCGTTGAAGGACAGCGACGGTTACGTGACGGATTACGGCGTGGAAGCTTGCGACTTCagcgacgacgacgacgactaCGACGACGATTCGATCAAATCAGTGGACAACGCATCGGTAGGTTTTGAAACCGTCGAACAGGACGCTGTCGCGGTTAAGAGCTCCGACGGGTGGCTCTGTATCGGGGGCGTACAGGGCcgctcgacggactttcgcgAGGCCATGGAGGAAGCTGCAAGGAAATTAAAGT CCACTTTGAACCATCACGAACAAACGATCCAAGACGTCTGTTCTTTGGTGATGTTCGTTTCGGACATGTCGCGCTACAGCGAGCTGAACCAAGTCTACTGCGAGACTTTCGACCACCCCAATCCCCCAAGCAGGGCTTGCGTGGAGGTGCCGTCGTGCTTTCCCGTCATTCTGACGGCGCTCTCGTGGGCTCCGTCGCCGAACAACTCCGGGGACTCCCCTGTCGAACG GCACACCATGCACGTGCAGAGCCGCTCCCACTGGGCCCCCGCCAACATCGGGCCCTACAGCCAGGCCGTCAGAGTGGGAGAGCTGATCTACCTCGCCGGCCAAATCGGAATGGTTCCGGGGACTTTAGAACTAGTTAAAGGTGGTATCAAAGCGCAATGCCAACTAGCGTTGAGACACGTGGGCAGGTTGCTAAAAGCTGTGGACTCCAACGTCAACTTGAGGGACGTAGTGCAG GGCATTTGTTACGTGACAGATCTGAGCTTCGTCCAACACGCCCGGAAACTCTGGGAGGAAAGAACCAACAACGCTATCGTGGATTACGTCGTGGTCAGCCAGTTGCCCAAGAGCGCGCTAGTGGAGTGGCAGGTTTGGGCCCACAGACACAACAACCAGTTCGAAT ACGAAGAAACCGGTAAGTGCATAGAAGGATACTCGATCTCCATCTATCGGCGCTGGAACTACGAAAACGACATCGCAGCTCTCGTTTGCTACGTCGACAACCCCGAAGAAACCGAACTGACTGAAGACATTTTTAGAGCAACTGTTGATTACGTCGTGCAGAAAATGAAACAAGGGCACGAGAACGACGCCTCCGTTTACAATCTAACCATTTTTTATCCACGGATGAAAATTCGGGGACTCAAAATCGAATACCTTCAGAGGCTTGCAGAGAACATGGCTCTCGTTTATACACTTGTACCTGTCACGTACGTCAAGAGTGAACACACTTATCTGTCGATTTGCGGGGTCAGGAACCAGTaa